In the genome of Candidatus Dadabacteria bacterium, the window CCCGCAGGCTGTAAAAGAGGACCTGAAGAGAATATACAAGCTTGATTTCTTCCAGCAGGTTCTTGTTGACGTCAAGCCAATTGAAGGTGGTCTCAGGGTTGAGTTTATCGTTGAAGAGAACCCCATACTTGCCGATATCAAGCTTTCAGGAAACGACAAGCTTAAGGAAGATGACATAAAGGAGGCGCTGGCATTCAGGGAAGGGCGTATCGTCAGTCTGAGGAAGATAACGGAAGGCAGGGAAATAATACTTGCCCTCGCTTCCGAGAAGGGTCTGGTTGGAACCGAGATTGAGTATGAGATCGAACCCAGGGGGGATGGCGTGGTGGATGTTGTATACCGAATCGACGAGGGGGAGAGAAAGTACATAAAGCAGGTCGAATTTGTCGGAAACAGCAAGATTGAAACGAAGAAAATCAAAAAGAATATCTATTCAAAGCCCAAGTATTTCTTCTCTTTCATAACGAAAAGGGGTCTTTTCAAGATTGAGGAGATAAAAAGGGATTCTGACAGGATAAAAGCGGTCTACATAGATAAGGGGTATCTTGACATAAAGGTGTCTGAACCTGCGGTACGTTACGATGAGGAAAAAGACGGCTACGTGGTCAGCTTCTCTATAGAGGAGGGGTCCCAGTACAAGGTGTCCGTGATAACGTTCTCCGGGGAACTTGCCGAGGAGCAGGACGAAATACGCCCTGATCTCGGACTTTCTCCCGACTCCGTTTTCAGCAGCTTCACGCTTCAGTCCGACATCGGGAAAATAACCGATTTTTACGGGGACAAGGGATATGCCTTTGCGAACGTGACCCCGGATGTGCGCCTCGACAAGGAAAACAGCTTCGTCAGCATTGATTACTCGATTGAAAAAGGCGAGGAAGTATACATAAGAAACATAAATATTCTGGACAACACCAGAACGAGAGACCAGGTTGTAAGAAGAGAACTTTCACTTGAGGAACAGAGCCTGTACAGCGTTTCAAAACTGAGAGCGGCGCGCTATGAGACCGCTCGCCTCGGTTACTTTGAGGACAACGTTGAGGTGCTGACCCACAGGGTTGAGGGAACGGACGATCTTCTGGATGTCGACATAAAGGTTGAGGAGCGTCCGACCGGATTTTTCAGCCTCGGCGGCGGAGTGAGTTCCGTTGAGAATTTCCTTTTCGCGGGCCAGATACAGGAGTCCAATCTTTTCGGGTACGGAAAGACCCTTTCCCTTGATGCGCAGGTCGGCGGCGTGACCAAGGTTCTCAGTCTCAACTATCAGGACCCTTATTTTCTCGGCACCAACTGGCTTCTGGATATCAGTATGTATACACATGACAGGGATTACAGGGATTTTGAGAGGGCGGCCAAGGGTATCTCCGTGGGAGTGGGAAGAAGAATAAAGAGATATTTCCAGGTGCGGGTCTTCCAGGAATTCTCAAAGCAGGACGTGCACAATGTCCGGGGAGACGCGCTGTTTGTCCTCTCTGAAACCGAGAGAACCGTGGTTTCCACCGGAGTGGGGGTGTCCTGGGATAAAAGAAACAACTATCTTGATCCCACAAAGGGTTTCCTTCTGAGTACGGCGGTTGAGTACGCCGGGCTTTTTGCGGGCAACACCGACTTTATAAAATATAACGCCACGGCCAAGTCCTGGATTCCGTTCTGGAAAGACACGTATTTTGCCACAAAGGCGAATTACGGGCTCCTGCATCTCATAGATGCCGGCGATGATCTTGTTGTTGAGGAGAGATTTTTTCTCGGCGGTCCCAACACACTGAGAGGCTTCCGCTACAGGAGAGTGGGTCCCAGAAGGCCGACCGACACTGGAGGTTATGTAATAATCGGAGGTGTTTCCCAGGTTCTGGGGTCTATTGACTTTGTTGTTCCCTTAAGCAAGACTGTCGGGCTTAAGGCCGTAGCCTTTTTTGATATAGGCAATTCTTTTGATAAAGGTGAATTCAGCTTCAATCCTTCGGACCTCAGGAAGGATGCCGGTTTCGGTCTCAGGTGGATATCTCCCTTGGGACCAATGAAGCTTGATATAGGCTTCCCGATAGGCGACAGGCTTCGGGATGAGGAGAAGTATGAAGTACAGTTTACGGTTGGCAATTTGTTCTGATCAGGCAGTCTATTTCTTTAAGGAGGCATTGGATTAAATGAAAAAATGTTTATTGCTTGCTATTGGATTTTTCATGTTTTTTGCATTCTCTTTCTCTGCTTACGCTC includes:
- the bamA gene encoding outer membrane protein assembly factor BamA, with translation MRNSFLLYLAVFLLLAAFSISDSMAQNRPAGIENPPSFKGTVAEVVVSGNRRTETSLIDLNIETKQGDKYSPQAVKEDLKRIYKLDFFQQVLVDVKPIEGGLRVEFIVEENPILADIKLSGNDKLKEDDIKEALAFREGRIVSLRKITEGREIILALASEKGLVGTEIEYEIEPRGDGVVDVVYRIDEGERKYIKQVEFVGNSKIETKKIKKNIYSKPKYFFSFITKRGLFKIEEIKRDSDRIKAVYIDKGYLDIKVSEPAVRYDEEKDGYVVSFSIEEGSQYKVSVITFSGELAEEQDEIRPDLGLSPDSVFSSFTLQSDIGKITDFYGDKGYAFANVTPDVRLDKENSFVSIDYSIEKGEEVYIRNINILDNTRTRDQVVRRELSLEEQSLYSVSKLRAARYETARLGYFEDNVEVLTHRVEGTDDLLDVDIKVEERPTGFFSLGGGVSSVENFLFAGQIQESNLFGYGKTLSLDAQVGGVTKVLSLNYQDPYFLGTNWLLDISMYTHDRDYRDFERAAKGISVGVGRRIKRYFQVRVFQEFSKQDVHNVRGDALFVLSETERTVVSTGVGVSWDKRNNYLDPTKGFLLSTAVEYAGLFAGNTDFIKYNATAKSWIPFWKDTYFATKANYGLLHLIDAGDDLVVEERFFLGGPNTLRGFRYRRVGPRRPTDTGGYVIIGGVSQVLGSIDFVVPLSKTVGLKAVAFFDIGNSFDKGEFSFNPSDLRKDAGFGLRWISPLGPMKLDIGFPIGDRLRDEEKYEVQFTVGNLF